One genomic window of Quercus lobata isolate SW786 chromosome 9, ValleyOak3.0 Primary Assembly, whole genome shotgun sequence includes the following:
- the LOC115962019 gene encoding AUGMIN subunit 3-like codes for MQARNHGFTFFFLLQQNQNGFGTFGGIEDLDFAFDDNSISAFSARPGRKHFLALKKDIGVAILAYKAEALELQKQLRHIQSQFDMHTGQALSLIQGRRARVAATSTLDGHLTDLDDSLSARNLEWTTLGRRWYLKLLGYARICCILEVHEHS; via the exons atgcaAGCAAGAAATCATgggttcacttttttttttttactccaacAAAACCAAAACGGTT TTGGTACGTTTGGAG GGATAGAGGACTTGGACTTTGCTTTTGATGATAATAGCATTTCTGCCTTTTCTGCTAGACCAGGAAGGAAGCACTTTTTAGCGTTGAAGAAAGATATTGG GGTTGCAATTTTGGCATATAAAGCTGAAGCTTTAGAGTTGCAGAAACAACTCAGGCATATTCAGTCTCAATTTGATATGCACACTGGCCAGGCTTTGTCTTTAATCCAAGGGAGACGGGCACGGGTTGCTGCAACATCTACTCTCGATGGACACCTTACAGATCTAGATGATAGTCTTTCAGCGAGAAATTTAGAG TGGACAACTTTGGGGAGGAGATGGTACCTTAAGCTCTTGGGTTATGCCAGAATTTG CTGCATTTTGGAGGTGCATGAACACAGCTGA
- the LOC115960396 gene encoding xyloglucan endotransglucosylase/hydrolase protein 2-like isoform X1, producing the protein MKLPDKDSAGVVTTFYLSSHGNNHDELDFEFLGNREGKPYTLQTNVFANGLGNREQRILLWFDPTADFHTYKILWNEHHIVFYVDNVPIRVFKNNKNIGVNYPSQPMHIEASLWDGDSWATDGGQTKINWTHAPFNAHYQGFGIAGCPVQNSLDIQQCYSSKY; encoded by the exons ATGAAGCTACCAGACAAGGATTCTGCTGGAGTAGTTACTACATTCTAT CTAAGTTCACATGGTAATAATCATGATGAGTTGGATTTTGAGTTCTTGGGCAATAGGGAAGGGAAGCCATATACATTACAAACAAATGTCTTTGCAAATGGTCTTGGAAATAGGGAGCAAAGGATTCTTCTTTGGTTTGACCCCACAGCAGATTTTCACACTTACAAAATTCTTTGGAACGAACATCACATCGT ATTTTATGTGGACAATGTCCCCATCAGAGTGTTtaagaacaacaaaaacattGGAGTTAACTACCCATCACAGCCAATGCACATAGAAGCCAGCTTGTGGGATGGAGATAGTTGGGCAACTGATGGAGgccaaacaaaaattaactGGACTCATGCACCATTCAATGCACACTACCAAGGATTTGGCATTGCTGGTTGCCCAGTTCAAAACTCATTAGACATTCAACAATGTTATTCTTCCAAGTACTAG
- the LOC115960396 gene encoding xyloglucan endotransglucosylase/hydrolase protein 3-like isoform X2, whose amino-acid sequence MRGWFCIKARLCFWVFSFEDEATRQGFCWSSYYILCEFQAPSFSLFYVDNVPIRVFKNNKNIGVNYPSQPMHIEASLWDGDSWATDGGQTKINWTHAPFNAHYQGFGIAGCPVQNSLDIQQCYSSKY is encoded by the exons ATGAG GGGCTGGTTTTGCATCAAAGCTAGGCTATGCTTCTGGGTTTTTTCATTTGAGGATGAAGCTACCAGACAAGGATTCTGCTGGAGTAGTTACTACATTCTATGTGAATTCCAAGCCCCTTCTTTTTCATT ATTTTATGTGGACAATGTCCCCATCAGAGTGTTtaagaacaacaaaaacattGGAGTTAACTACCCATCACAGCCAATGCACATAGAAGCCAGCTTGTGGGATGGAGATAGTTGGGCAACTGATGGAGgccaaacaaaaattaactGGACTCATGCACCATTCAATGCACACTACCAAGGATTTGGCATTGCTGGTTGCCCAGTTCAAAACTCATTAGACATTCAACAATGTTATTCTTCCAAGTACTAG